From Acidobacteriota bacterium:
CGGCCGGAGGAACCGCAGGAACTCGTCCCCGCGGGCTTTCCGCCAGATGACGAACACGCTTTTGCGAGGACCTCATGAGGCCATTTGACGCGCAGGGAATGTTCCACCCGATTGCCGGCGACCATGGCGAGGTGCGCCGCCTGGCAGTCCGGGGCGCCGGGGCCAATGTTACCGCCTCGGGCCTGATGCTGGTCATCCAGATGGTGTCAACCGTGGTCCTGGCGCGCCTGCTGGCTCCCTCGGACTTCGGGGTGGTTGCAATGGTCACCACCTTCAGCCTGCTGGTGATGAATTTCGGGCTGAACGGTTTTACCGAAGCCGTTGTGCAGACCGAGGAGATCAGCCAGGCGCTGACCAGCAACCTTTTCTGGATCAACCTGGGCGCGAGCCTTCTGCTGACAATCGCGTTTGCGGCCGCAGGTTCGCTGCTGGCGTGGTTTTACGGCGATCCACGCGTGACGATGGTGAGCATCGGAGTTTCGCTGACCATCTTCATTACCGGCGCTTCGGTGCTGCACCTGGCGCTTTTGAAACGGGCCATGGAATTCCCGGCCATTGCCGTTATCAACATCATTGCCCGGGTTGTTTCAATTGCCGTATCGATCATTCTCGCCTTGATGGGATGGGGATACTGGGCGCTGGTAATTGGGACGGTCGCCCTACCGCTATGCACCTCTGCCGGCGCCTTTATCCTCTGCCCCTGGGTCCCCGGGCTTCCACGGCGCGTTGCGGGCACAGCAAAGCTGGTGCGTTTTGCCATCAACGTTTACGGCCATTTCACCGTCAACTATTTCGCCCGCAACATGGACAACGTCCTTGTGGGATGGCGTTTCGGCGCGGGACCGCTCGGCTTTTACAAAAAGGCCTACGACCTGTTCGCCTTGTCTTCCAACCAGCTCGTCTCGCCGCTGGCAGTGGTTGCTGTTGCAGCCTTGAGCCGGCTGAAAGATGACGCCGCGCAATACCGGCGGTATTTCCTGAGGTCGCTGGCGCTTCTGGCTTTTGTGGGAATGGGAGTCGGGGCGGACCTCTGCCTGGTGGGCAAGGACCTTATCCGCGTGGTGCTCGGACCAGGATGGGACGAGGCAGGCCGGATATTCGTCTTCTTCGGGCCGGGAATCGGCGTGATGCTGCTCTATTACACCCATGGCTGGATCCATCTTTCGATCGGGACCGCGAACCGCTGGTTTCGCTGGGGAATGATCGAGTTTGGCGTCACGGCCCTGCTGTTTATCCTCGGCCTCGCGTGGGGGCCGGTTGGAATCGCAATGGCGTGGACAGTCTCATTCTGGGTGCTGATGCTCCCCTCGTTCTGGTATGCGGGGCAGCCCATCGGCTTTGGAATCAGGCCCGTGCTGGCCACCATCTGGCGGTACATTACCGCTTCGGTGCTGGCGGGCCTCGCCTCCGCATGGGTGGTGTGGCATTCCCATCCCTTCGGCACTGGAGAAGGTATTGG
This genomic window contains:
- a CDS encoding lipopolysaccharide biosynthesis protein, which encodes MRPFDAQGMFHPIAGDHGEVRRLAVRGAGANVTASGLMLVIQMVSTVVLARLLAPSDFGVVAMVTTFSLLVMNFGLNGFTEAVVQTEEISQALTSNLFWINLGASLLLTIAFAAAGSLLAWFYGDPRVTMVSIGVSLTIFITGASVLHLALLKRAMEFPAIAVINIIARVVSIAVSIILALMGWGYWALVIGTVALPLCTSAGAFILCPWVPGLPRRVAGTAKLVRFAINVYGHFTVNYFARNMDNVLVGWRFGAGPLGFYKKAYDLFALSSNQLVSPLAVVAVAALSRLKDDAAQYRRYFLRSLALLAFVGMGVGADLCLVGKDLIRVVLGPGWDEAGRIFVFFGPGIGVMLLYYTHGWIHLSIGTANRWFRWGMIEFGVTALLFILGLAWGPVGIAMAWTVSFWVLMLPSFWYAGQPIGFGIRPVLATIWRYITASVLAGLASAWVVWHSHPFGTGEGIGDALARMTSVSLMFTALYLIAVVALFRSLEPVSQLVKLLPDMVLMRRSPKPAPAAAAATGELSGGAVLSMTGKEAPETGGR